The Streptomyces vinaceus genome contains the following window.
TGGCTCGGGAGTTGAAGGAGATTAGCGGTGAGTGACATCCCCGGCGGGCCGATGGCGAACCGGCCCGTCCACTTCATCTGGCTGCTCGACTGCTCGTACTCGATGCAGGGCGAGAAGATCGGCCAGCTCAACTACGCGATCAGAGAAGCCGTACCGGAGATGCGCTCGGTGGCGCAGGACAACCCGGCGGCCCAACTGCTGCTGCGCACCCTGACGTTCTCGACGACGGCCCGGTGGCACCACCAGGACCCGGTACCGGTGGAGAACTTCACCTGGCAGGACGTACAGGTGGACGGCATGACCAACCTGGGCGAGGCGCTCCAGCTGGTGGCCCGGGAGCTGGACACCCCTCCGATGCCGCAGCGGGCGCTGAAGCCGGTGCTGGCGCTGGTCTCCGACGGGGTGCCGACGGACGACTGGAAGGCGGGGCTGCGGGCGGTCGACGCGACCCCGTGGGGGCGCAAGGCCGTACGGGTGGCCATCGCGATCGGCGCGGACGCCGACCGCACCGTGCTCCAGGAGTTCCTCGGCAATCCGGA
Protein-coding sequences here:
- a CDS encoding vWA domain-containing protein produces the protein MANRPVHFIWLLDCSYSMQGEKIGQLNYAIREAVPEMRSVAQDNPAAQLLLRTLTFSTTARWHHQDPVPVENFTWQDVQVDGMTNLGEALQLVARELDTPPMPQRALKPVLALVSDGVPTDDWKAGLRAVDATPWGRKAVRVAIAIGADADRTVLQEFLGNPELQPLDANTPKQLAAAIRWASTAAVKAASQMVAGATDPLAKQPPYAPPVLDDDDDDVW